The following DNA comes from Teredinibacter haidensis.
ATATTTCTCCGTCTTTGCGGCGGTTCCAAATCTCTCCTTCCCAGGTTCCCGCCGAGTGAATGCTATCCCACATAGACCGGAAGAATCTCACATCATGCTTGCCAGAGCGAAGTAGGTTGGAGTGCCTTCCCAGCGTCTCTTTTTTTGAGTATCCGGTAATTGAAACAAAAGCGTTATTAACACGAAGGATTTTTTCTTCGGCATCGGTGATCATAATCCCCTCTTGGGATTCAAAAGCGGTAGCCGCAATTTTTAATTCATTCTCAGCTATTTTTTGTAGCGTGATATCGGAATGGGTGCCGGCCATGCGTACAGCGACACCATCGTGGTTACGCTCTACGACTTTCGCACGATCTAATATCCATTTATAATCGCCTTCTTTTGTTCGCATGCGGTAGGTGGCTTCGTGCTGTGTCGTTCTTCCATCCAGATTACTCTGGATGGATTGCCAAGCACTCGCTACATCCTCGGGATGAATATAATCAGACCATTGAGCTACGCTCTGGGCGATCTCTTCGAAGGTATAGCCCAACATTTCGGCCCATATCGAATTGCGATCTACCTTGCCTGCCTGAATATCCCAATCCCAAAAGCCAAGGTTACTTCCCTCTAGTACGAAAGAGAGCTGTTTCTGACTATCGCGCAGTGCCATTTCAACACGTTTGTGTTCCGTTATATCGACACTCGAACCAAACCACTTTACAACCGTTCCCTTTAGGCCACGCAGTGCTACGGCATGCATATCAAACCATCGATACTCTCCGTTTGCTTCGCGAATTCGGGACTCCACTCTAAATTCATCCCCGGATCGGGTTGCCGTATCCCACTCTGCTAACACTTTATTATAGTCATCGGCGTGAATTTGTTTCAGCCAGCCACGCCCTCGCTGTTCTTGTTCCGGCACACCCGTAAACTCCAGCCACTTTCGGTTGAGGTAGTCGCAGGAACCATCTGGTTGAGATGTCCAAACTAGTTGAGGCAATAATTCCGCCAGTTGCCGAAAACGAGATTCGCTTTCCCGTAGCGCCGCCAACATTTCCTGGAAGCCTTCGGTTACTTTGTTGAACGTTGAAAGGGCTATTTGCAGTTCGGGAGTACCGGTGACAGGAACCCGAACTGATAGATCCCCTCTCACAACTTGCTCACCGGCTGAGGCCAATATTTTTAGCGGGCGTAGGGATCGATAAAGAACCAAAGCCATACCCAGCAGTACAAATACCAATAGAGCCACCACGCTCCCTAACACCAAGAGATATTGATCCCAGGCTTCGTTGACCAGACGATTTGGAGACATTGAAATGGTCAGAAGACCGAAGTATTCGCCGTCTACAATTAAAGGTTTATTGAAAGTAATGGAGTTGACGCCGCACATCCATACAAAAAAAGCAGGCGCTTTTAGCGTGATGACAATGTCTTTATGGAAAGCTGTTTCTTCAGTGACATAACGAAAACTAACGTAATTAACATCTGTACTCGTGCCGTAGCTATCAATCAATTCAGACAATGCAGATAAATCGAATGTTCTTCGATCGTGCTCATCCGTAAAGACAGACATCTCCACAGCAGCTTGCAGCACATCCATATTGAGATGATATTCGTTGGTTAATTCAACGGGGGTTTTGTTGGTGACTATATGAGCAAAATAAAAGGCGGTACCTAAGGCAGCTAAGCTGCCAATCAGAATCGATATCAACACCAACCTTGTGAATAGACTGAGCTGACATCGATGAAGCGAACCGGAAAAAGCCATAGGTCACTGAGCACGACGAGGTAATGCATCGGGGGTAAACGTTAGTGGCGGAAAACCTTCAGATTGAATATAAAATCCCATTCCTTGATCCCCAAAATGCTGAGCAAAAGTGTAACGTTTATCCCGAATATCATAGGCCCAATAGCTTCTGGCTAGGGGGATTTTCAGATCATAAAGTGGCGTTTGCGCCATAAATATCCCTTTGCTTAACTGGCCCTTGTCGCCATACGCATCGGTCATTCCCGCACCACCCCAATCTTCATCGAAGTAGAATAATCGTTTGGACGAGCTATGTTTGACACCCGCTTTTCGAATAGCCTGCACTACCCATACACGATGTAGCTCCCAACGCACAAAATCCGGGTTGAGGTGATTGGGGTTCAAAATTTGCGAAGCGCTGGTCTGAAAAACTAAGCGGTAATTATTGTAGGGGATATACATTTCACGTTTGCCAAGGAGGGTAAAATCAAACAGATCTAACCGGCCCTGATACAAAAACGAATCGTCAAAGTTCAATATGCCACCAAATACTCCCACAGGCGTGTCATAAGTTAAGTCCGGCGCCACTCGAATACGGCGAGTTGCGGCGGAATAGCTCCAGGCCCGCCTAGGCTGCTTAACTGGGTCTAATGTGTCTATCGAATACGCCGCGTTGCCTGCGGCATTCGGTGGCGATAGAAAATGCAGGGCGGTTTCGATGTACGCGTTGCCTTTTTTCTTAAGATTCTCGGCATTCGAAGAGCGCATGTAGTACTGACTCTGAAGAGAGGCTTTTAATGTCACGGTGTTAATGGCCCGCCCGCTGCTATCGACATACCAGTTGCGACCCTCGAATTCAGCAGGATAACCGTTATACGCCAATAGGTGATTCCACATCACCTCGTATCCATTCTTCGGAATTGGAAATGGAACCCCCCCAAAGGCGCCTTTAACTGACAAGCCATCTTTTTCCAGCCTTGCCTGTGTAGCGTTGTTTACGCTATTTTCGAGCACCCAGTCTGGATATGACACGCTACGATGGCTGGGGTAGATATCCATCCGATAGCTTGGGTAACGCCGCAGCAATGCCTGACTGGTTTCACTTAGCTTATCGCTAAACTGATCAATATTGTCACTTGAAATTGAGTACAACGGCTTTTCTTCAGGAAAAGGGTCGGCCCAGCGCCCTGAACCTTTTTGGAAATCTGCGGGAAAATCAGCCTCCTGAATACCGCCAGTGTAGGCAGGAATACTACCTTCAGCATTCGGTTCCTGTTCTGCCCCGAAATATGTCAGCTTGCTTCCTAATTGGCGCGCTTCCACAGCACTGACTGCCGCCCAAGCACTAGGCAGACCACCAACGATCGAGAAAATAAAACAGATAGCCCAGCACGGGGAGTTCATCAATCATCATCCTTGCTCAAAAAACTACGCTATAGGTAAAAGAGAGCCAATCTTTATCTTTATATGGTGGCCCTAGCAGTCGTGATCCAAACACTGAATCTGGCGCTGACTGAATTTTTTGATCGTAGCCGGTGTATGCCACGCCCAATTTGTGGCGCACAAATACTTTTGCCGTCAAGCCGATTTTGTAGAGCGTGAACCCTTCGCTTCCGCCAGCGTTAGTAGCCGCATTGCCATGAATATTTTTAGAAATAAATACCGGCATTTCAATATTGACGCCAGGGAATACCTGGAACCACGTCGGCGTGAAAGCCACACTCAAACCAAAGGCTTCGTTGTCGGCACAACCTTGTATTGTTCCATTGGTATCGCAGGCCGCCTGGTACCTTTGCGCTCGAAAAAGTTCTGAGTTGTCGGTCACCTTGTCGAGCCTGGACCAATTCACTTCGGACAAGAGAATGGCAGAATCATACCAAGGGCTCGGGCCGATGCTGACAAGCGCATTAATGACACTATGCCACGTTTCTCCTTTTGCTCCCTCATAGCGATCGGAAGGCATTGAACCACTACTGACCAAAGGCATGTGCCGCCGGTGAGACAGCTCTGCACCAAGGGACGCCCCGCCGATATTTTTTGCCAATGACACCCCTTGCAGGGAAATATCTTTGGCATAGACCGCGCGAGTCTGCCCTCCGCCGGTGGGCTGAGCCAACCACCCGGTTTTATCATCAAACTGGCGATGATAAATTGCCACCGTGCTATCTAGCATCCTCGAGCGCCAGATTAGCCCCAGGCCCAGGTCTCCCTTTTCTCCGTCTAACGAAGAAAGTCGATTAACATTTGGGCCTTGATTCGCAACATCAAGACCAAAGTAAGTGCCGCCCTCTGGCAGCCTACTAGCGCGCCATTCTGCGCTGTATTGGCCAACGACCGAAAGCTCGGGCGTCAGCTGCGCCAACACTGAAAATTGGCTGAGTGGCAGTGCCGTTTCTTTAGCGGAAGCACCGGGGTTGGTGATACCTTTCATGCCATCGTTAGGCACCTGGGAATAAGACACGGCATTCGTATTACCAAACAACGATTCCCCCCAGACTACAGCGTGGCGACCTAACTTCACATTCCACACCGTCACTCCGACGTCAAACGCCCCAAAAACAAAGGCATCGAGCAACTCTGCGGAGGGGCCTGCGTAATAACGTTTTACATACGACGAAAATTCACCATTCTCGTAGCTATCTGGAAAGATATGCCCCCCTAAAGCATCTGGGTTACTTTTTCCATAAGTGCCATAGGCTTCGTCATACCATGCTGCAGCGGTAAGGCGAGCACCATAACGACCGGGAAAATGTATATCGAGTTCGGAGAACCAGTCTATGCGGTTTGTGTTAATGTCATAACGATCGAAGAGCGCGTCGCCCTGGTCAAAAAGCGCATGATCTGCAATACGAGAATCGCGTTCGCTCATCCGCATTCCCCAGTTGTACCGGAACGTATTGGCCCATTGAATCGTTGTGCCTCGATATGGCTTTAGTGTGCGCGACTTAACTGCAGAAATTTGTGTCGACGATTCTGAAAAGTCATCCGCATAGAGCGAAGGAATATAAAAAATGCCAACCAGCAAAATGACAAACTTTGTTGGTTTTTGCTTAACAAGGCTGGAAATGAAATGGCCGCTCATAGGGCTCTCCATTGCTCTTGAAGTGAGACTTATCTGTTTTAATAATTATTTGTGATAATCTCTATCGAACCACGGTAGCTTGATTCGCGCCGATACAGTAGACGCAGCTATTGCACAGCCTAGCAAAGCTTGCGCCTTACCACAACGGGCGGCTAATAGTTAACACAAGCCCTTTCTCTTGATTAACGATCGAATTTTGGCAATAGGAAGGGGACGGTAGCTCGAGAAATTTGAAGGATTTCCATTCGCTTGCGAACGAAAATTAATCCAGAGACCAAACGACTACGATTTATTCGTCGATCGATAATCGAGGTCTGTAACTATCGTTGAATAAAATTTCCTGCTAGGAAGTTGTCGAAATTTGGTGCCTGTGACAAAGTTAAAGCATTGTTGGAAGAGGTGTTCAAAGGGGCCTTCTTTTGCTCAAAAATTTTTCCGGCTTCTCCTCACTACTGACAAACGCGTTAGACACAATAAAGCGACTTAAGAAAATATCAATAGTATTTGGATTAGTCATATCGGCTCCTTTTACCTTCTATTTTTCTTTAACCGTGAAGTCATCCATCGATGGATCAGATTTAAGCGATCCCGACAGCGGCACTCCCTCAAAGTATGTGTTTTTTTTGGTCAACACCACAGAGTCGTAATCATTGATGAATTTAATCGATTTGTGCGTTCTTGGGGTGCCGGTCCAAATAGAATCGATATAAATAGTGCTTTTCGTGTAGTAACATTTCTAGAAGCTGCTATGTTGAAAGCCGCTGTAGATTCTATAGAACCAGATAGAGACTATGTTAAAGTAAAAGGGCATATGGGGATAATCACCGAAGATACGGAGTTTACTGTAGGTAGATAGCAAAAATTTCATTTCGAGCAATGTGTAGCGTTAACCATATTGTTAACTCACTGCACAGTCATCCACGCTATCCACGCTATCCACGCTATCCACGCTATCCACGCTTGTTAGTGTGCTATTAGCTTTACACTGATTAAATATCATTAATATAAGTTGAGTTGTGCATGAGAGAAAGCCTTAAGCAGAAAATTATCGATGTCTGTGACGAGAAAATAGAAAAAAAGGGCGAGAACGTAGGTCTTTCGTTCTATGCCTTTTTCGCGAACAGAAACGACGATCCTAAATTGCTAATGGAAGCCGCAGAGTGGTGGATTATGACCAATAAGTTGGATCATTTTGAAAAAGCAGTAAAAATCAGGGAAATGGTTAACACTTAAAATTAAATTCGATCCCTATATTCCCAATTTGTACGATCTTCGGTTAACACTGTACTATTTTTGTGTCGCGCCATTAGGCATTAACTTCTCTAAAATTCCAGCTATAAACTGGCTTAAATTACGCAATGTATTCAAGCTCACCTAGCAATGCCCAGCACCACGCCAAGGGCAGAAAACGCGCTCCGCGGGGCCGACGTTTCGTTCACCGCGGGGCTTGGGCTTGATCGTGAATAGTCTAATTACTCCTTTTTGTTGTTGGCTATATTTTTACTATTTCTGTATCACGCTTCAGTGCCGGGGATTGACGTGGAGATTATGTTTGGGGGCGTTTTTCTCTTGGTTTTGAGTAAGGCCACTGTGTTTTCCGGTTTAAAATTGTCCGGCGCAAAAATCACTGTGGCATGTGTTTTCATATCGATTTTGTTTGGCCTTGCTTACGGCATACAATTTACTCGCCGTACTGTCGGGTTTAGCCCTATTATAACGTTCGCTACGGGAGGTATCGGCTTTTGCTTTGTTTGGCGTCGTCAGCTAACGGGCAGCCTTGTTTTACCTATTATCATTCACAATGTTGCCAATTTATCTGTAGTCTATACGCTCACATAACCAGGGCATTCGCCGAGTAATATCTACAGGCGCAGTACTTTGGTTTTATGCTAGCAACCAATTTTTATTGCAATTGATTCACTATGTTCCATTAATTTTTTCTAAAGCTAATGGAATATAAAGGGGGTATCTAATGTACATAAAATTTGTCATCATTCTTGGCGCGATCGTTTTACTCGCCTGCACGTCTTTTGCGGCGCTAAACCTCGAAAGCTCCGATACCTGGATAAGCATTTGGGTCCCGTTCGTTATTGCGGGCACAGGTCTTTGCTTATTTGGTGCGATAGCGCACTTACTTGGCCATAAGAAGTAGCCACTTTCTTGTTGAAAACGACAGAGCATTTTCCACCAGCTCGCCGGTAGTTGTCGATGGTAAAGGTCGGAAGTATTTCAACTATCGACTATACATGCCGTGTGGCTGAATATTATGCGCGCTATTTGCGGGTGATGGCGTTGCTAATCGGCACAGCTAAATCGTTGGATTAACAGAGGAATTAAGCACGTGATTGCCTTAGTCGTCATAGATCAGCAAAAGGGCATAGACCACCCAAAGCTGGGTAAGCGTAATAACCCAAATGCCGAAGAGGAAATTCTGCGTATTCTTGATCTATGGCGAGCTAACAGATGGCCAGTTTTTCACGTAAAGCATCAGTCAAAAGATCGTGATTCGGTCTTTTGGCCGGAGCAAGACGGGTTTGATGTAAAGAGCGAGTTTCAGCCAATCGAGGGTGAAAAAACAATTGAAAAGTTGGTTCCCTGTGCGTTTACGAACAATACCCTTGCAGCCGAGCTACAAGGGCTTGGAATCAGTGAGATAGCGTTGGTCGGCGTTGCCACCAATAATTCAGTAGAGGCCACCGCCAGAACGGGCGGGAACCTGGGTTATAGGGTTTATGTTATCGAAAATGCGTGCTTTACCTTTGCTAAACCAGATTATTTCGGTGTAGATCGAACCGCTCAGGAGGTGCATGCAATGTCACTGGCAAACCTTAATGGCGAGTATGCATCGGTAATTGATAGCTCCCAGTTGGTCAGAATGGTAACCGCGTAAAATTTCCCGCTATACCGCAACGCTCTCTGTTTAGCCGCGACAACCTTTAACGGTATTCCCATATTCTACCAAATCCAATACCGAAAGCCCGCCCCTATGAAGCACACCACCGCTATAGATGCCCGGTTATTGTATTTGCGCTAGATCGACCTTAAGGTGTTTAATTCGATACAGCTAAGGCGCTGACATTTTTCAATAGACAAGTAATCTAGCCGTCACAGCTGTACGCAAAGCTATGCTTGCTAGGTAAAACAAAAATCGAAAACTATTAGAGGAAGAACATAGAATGTTTAGGTACTGGATTGTTGTTACTTTTATGCTATTCACTGCGATCGTTCAAGCAAATCCGCTTCCCGATAAGCCTCATATTTATGTGGAAGGTAGCGCTGAAATTGATGTAATGCCAGATCTTGCAACTTTCGTCGTTTACCTGGAAAGCGTTGGCGTAAACGCTGAAAAGCCCAAGAGCGATATCGATAAGAAGTCTGTAGCACTTATTACGCTATGTAAAAAATTGGGCATTGACGTTGCCGATGTAGCCGCGAGCGGTATTCGAATACATAAACAATATGAGTATGAAGAGAAATTTCGCAAAGAAGTTTACGTAGGGGTTAACGTATCAAGATCTGTAGAGATCACCCTAAAGGATATTTCAAAATACAAAACAGTCATGCACGAATTGGTCACTTCGAATATTTCAGCGAATATAAGCACTTCGCTAAGCCTAAGCAACGCAAAATTATTTACAGATAAGGCGTTATCGTCGGCGTTAATAGATGCAACGGAGCGGGCACAAGCTATCGCGTCTTTACAGAATGTAAAACTTGGCAAAGTCTATTCTGTGAGTGAATTCAACCTTCGCCAGCCCGAACGTTACTTGCTTAGAGCATCGAGGCAGATCCAAGGGCAGTCTAGCGCAGCAATACGAGCAGAGGATATTGGCTCTTTTTCTGATCAGGATTCGTTCAATTCTTCGCAGAGAGTCGCGGGTAAAACAGTTGATCCATTTGATGCCGGTAGTATGAAAGCTATTGCGCAAGTTTACGTGGTTTTCCTGGTGAAATAGCTGCTACCCGAGCTCCGGCTTGGGTGATACCCAAAACCCCAATAGATTAACTGACAAATGCGTTATTCAAACATTAAGAAACCATGCTTTCTGAATTTACCACACCATAAAATGGTTAAAGTTTAATTGCATAAAAAAAACTATAGGATTTAGAATGGAAGACACAAATACGATTTATACGGCTCCGGATAGTAATTTAAAAACTGAAGAGCAAGAAATAGACGATGTTTTTCCCGCTTCGGCTGGGCTACGGTTGGCCAATATGTTCATTGACTATATAGCTTATTTGGCCTTGATGTTTGTTTTCGCCATATTAGCCGGTACTCTGTTTGGAGCACCTGCCGTGAACGCCATCGAAAAAGTGCCAGAATTTCTATTGGGCTTACCCATTTACCTGCTGTATTACTTGATTCTGGAATCCACTACCTCTAGAACCTTAGGGAAATTGATCACAGGAACCAAGGTGGTAAATCAACAGGGTTTGACACCGTCTTTCGTCCAGATAGTTGGGCGCACGTTCTGCCGCTTGATCCCATTTGAAATTTTTTCTTTTTTGGGTGACGAGACGGTCGGTTGGCACGATAGCTTCTCAAAAACACGGGTGGTTAAATGCCGGTAGCTTTCCATAAAGTGCTGCATTAAGAAAGCGGATGGCCGTTAGCAGAAACTGCAGCGAAACGCAGCCCGACCATACCCCGCCGTCGCGTGGTTACTATTGTAATTTCAGCGCATTAAAAAATGGATGGATTGCTCATTCGTTGAGACCTGCAATATTACCAACCAAGCTTTCCCTTATCTGTACGCTGACGGTGAAAAGCCCATTATACCTTTGCTAGAAAGAGAGTAAGCATCTATATTCTATGCTTGGATTAATTCTAAGTTGAAATTCTTTAGCCACCATTCCTGGTGATTCGAGGGTGAACACATGTCAACTCCCATACTAGAGCTGAATCAAACAAATCAAGCGAGCATGGGAAAAATAAGGTCAATCATGAAGTCACGCCTACAAAATGTTCTAATTTGTATTTTGCACCAAAGCCTACGGAGATATTCTCAATTCCAAATCGTATGTGGGAATTAACTTAGCGGAGCTAAATTACCAGCATGTGGGCATGGATGAATTATCTTTGTCTTCAGCATATGCAAGATTTGGTGCTTCCTTTGGTAAATATGCCGCACTGGAGTGGCGGCTTGGTTCCGGGCTTGAGGGCGACAATCAAAATATATATGGGTATCGAGTCAAACAAGAGGCTGATATCTACTACGGTGCCTACTTTATTGGGGGAGTACCCATCTCAAAAACCCTCTACCCATATATTCTTTTAGGATATACACAGTGTGATCTTAAGGTAAGTATAGATACAGACGCGATCAAGTTAGATTATTCCGATATCACTTTGGGCATTGGGCTAAATGTAACGCTGCAACAGAACCTTGTATTAAATGCTGAATATACGAGATACATTTACACTGATGAGTTTGAGTTGACTGCGCCGTCTATTGGACTAACGTATTTCTACTAGAGGTTATAAGAGTAAGTGTATATTTGGAAGGTAAAGCCGAAACCGACTTTACCTTCCATTAACAGCGTTACAGTGCTTCTGCCTGTGTCAGTGTTTGCTTCACAGTGCCAGCATCCTCTTCCCACCAGGCCAGGGTGGTGGGAATATTATTGAGCGTAATGACCTGCCCCATTATCGGGGTCAGCAGGGATACACCCCCTTGTTTCGCCAGCGCGCTTATTCGTTGCAATGGCTCGTACCAGCTGTGAAAGGCGAGATCAAATGTGCCGTTGTGTATTGGCATCATGTGCGCTCCGCCTAGATCTTTATGGGCCTGCAAGCTTTGCTCTGGTGTCATGTGTATGCTCGACCAGTCTTTATCGTAAGCGCCCGCTTCGATCATTGTTAATGCGAATGGGCCAAACCGTTCGCCAATATCTTTAAAGCCGGAAAAATAACCTGAATCGCCACTAAAAAACAATGTGTTGTCGGGCGTTTCAATAACGTAGGACGCCCACAAAGTTTTATTTTTGTCTAACATGTTGCGGCCAGAGAAATGCTGCGCGGGCGTGGCGGTGATTTGTATGTTTTGAATCTTGGCCGATTCCCACCAGTCCAATACCTGAATATTTTCGGCAGGAACTTTCCATTTGAGCAGGTGCCTGTCAACGCCCATAGGCACAATAAAGTGTTTTACCGATCGCGCGAGCGACTTAATGCTTGCTTCATCCAAATGGTCGTAGTGATCATGGGAAATCAATACGCCGTCAATATCGGGCAAATCTTCAAGTGAGATGGGAGTGGGGTGAAAACGTTTGGGCCCTAGAAAGCTGAAAGGCGACGCGCGTTCGCTAAAGACCGGATCAATCAACCACTTCTTACCGCCAATGTTCAAGAACACACTAGAATGCCCCAAGCGTATAACGGTATCGGAATCTTTCGGCAGTTGCTCCAGATGCTCTGCGCTGAGAATACTAAGCGGAATTTTCTGCCGCGGTGCGACATCTACACGCTTTTCGGTCACGTATCGAAAGAGTATCGGAAATAGTTTTCCATTTTCGGCAAAATTCGGATCTGTGTTCTTAAAGCCGTCTCCGGCGTTATAGTGCGCCGCGCGAGAATACTCTGCGCCAGCGGCTTCTTCCGAAGAAGCGGTTACCATTTTCACCACGAGGCCACCTATCAATAAAAGGGGTAGAACTGTTAAAAGTCGTTTCATATCTGCAACACAAGTAAACTGTACGGTGTAGTTTACCGGCTTTCTTTGAAAAGTAAACTGATCAGTGTAAAATTGCCACAAATTTAATGAAGTCTAAAAATGAACAAGCCCTGCATTGTGAAAAGAATCCTGACCCGCTCCGAGCAAAAGCGCGCAGCCATTGTGAATGCGGCGATGCTAGAGTTTCAAACTCGAGGTTTCCAGGCGAGTAATATGGACGATATCGCGCTGCGTGCGGAAGTTTCAAAGCGCACTGTTTACAACCACTTTCCCAGCAAAGACGCTTTGTTTGGAGCCATCATGGAAAAGATGGTTGAAATGTTACGCGACTTTGAGCATGTCCCGTTCTCTGCAGAAACTCCGCTGGAGCAACAGTTGCGACAATTGGTTTCCAATGAAATTTCATTGCTGCAAGCAGAAGGCTTTATCTCGTTAGCGCGGATGATTTTTGCGGAGACCATCCACTCGCCCAACTTGATTCAAACGGCGCTGCAGACATTCAACAAGCAGGAATCGCCAATCGCCAATTGGTTTAACGCGGCGGTAAAAGCAGGCGCACTTAAAGCGGAGCATCCCGATATTCTGGTGACTCAATTCACCGCTGTGATTAAATCGTTTTGTTTTTGGCCGCAGCTAATTGAAGGCGCTGCCTTTCCGGACAAAGAAAAAATTGCCTTGGTCTCTGATACGGTGGTGCAGATGATGTTGAAGCAGTACAGCTAAGCGATAGCTCGGGCGGGTAGGATTTGCCAACAATCTGGCCCGAAAAGGCCAGATTGTTGGCAAGTTAGAGCAGGGAGCTTACTTTAGTTCCCAGTGTCCTTTCTGGTTTTCAAGTACATGCATGCGCCCTTGATCCAACAATTGAACGCTGTACACCTCGTAGGGCGCTTTAAGACCAGACGCGGCCAATTGTGCTGGGTCGATTGCAACGTT
Coding sequences within:
- a CDS encoding EAL domain-containing protein, giving the protein MISILIGSLAALGTAFYFAHIVTNKTPVELTNEYHLNMDVLQAAVEMSVFTDEHDRRTFDLSALSELIDSYGTSTDVNYVSFRYVTEETAFHKDIVITLKAPAFFVWMCGVNSITFNKPLIVDGEYFGLLTISMSPNRLVNEAWDQYLLVLGSVVALLVFVLLGMALVLYRSLRPLKILASAGEQVVRGDLSVRVPVTGTPELQIALSTFNKVTEGFQEMLAALRESESRFRQLAELLPQLVWTSQPDGSCDYLNRKWLEFTGVPEQEQRGRGWLKQIHADDYNKVLAEWDTATRSGDEFRVESRIREANGEYRWFDMHAVALRGLKGTVVKWFGSSVDITEHKRVEMALRDSQKQLSFVLEGSNLGFWDWDIQAGKVDRNSIWAEMLGYTFEEIAQSVAQWSDYIHPEDVASAWQSIQSNLDGRTTQHEATYRMRTKEGDYKWILDRAKVVERNHDGVAVRMAGTHSDITLQKIAENELKIAATAFESQEGIMITDAEEKILRVNNAFVSITGYSKKETLGRHSNLLRSGKHDVRFFRSMWDSIHSAGTWEGEIWNRRKDGEIYPEYLNITAVKDDSGIVTNYVGTFIDLTKNKAASEQIRNLAFYDPLTQLPNRQLLVSLLDKLLVSNTQSNNLGALLFIDLDHFKLLNDTLGHEIGDVLLKRVATRLRGCVSAGDTVARLGGDEFVVLLPGLSEEPLAAAAEAETIGAKILDSLNQDYQLNSHTYYNSASIGATLFHGSEHKVGDILKHADIAMYDAKRAGRNNLRFFDPVMQEAIDVRAEMVRDLRTAVDQQEFQLYYQMQVDGAGRPLGAEVLIRWNHSTRGMVSPLSFIPLAEQTDLILPIGEWSLRVACSQLKRWESNPYFRHLTLSINVSAKQFHHVEFVDRIKTTISQHQVNPQLIQLEITESMLLENIDTVIEKMQDLRSFGIRFELDDFGTGYSSLQYLKKLPIDKLKIDQSFVRDITEDESDRSIVRTIITMAKSLNLGVIAEGVEIKDQQKFLLDNGCDHCQGYLYGRPTPIDEFEKSLMKLFEKRPASTA
- a CDS encoding DUF1329 domain-containing protein; its protein translation is MNSPCWAICFIFSIVGGLPSAWAAVSAVEARQLGSKLTYFGAEQEPNAEGSIPAYTGGIQEADFPADFQKGSGRWADPFPEEKPLYSISSDNIDQFSDKLSETSQALLRRYPSYRMDIYPSHRSVSYPDWVLENSVNNATQARLEKDGLSVKGAFGGVPFPIPKNGYEVMWNHLLAYNGYPAEFEGRNWYVDSSGRAINTVTLKASLQSQYYMRSSNAENLKKKGNAYIETALHFLSPPNAAGNAAYSIDTLDPVKQPRRAWSYSAATRRIRVAPDLTYDTPVGVFGGILNFDDSFLYQGRLDLFDFTLLGKREMYIPYNNYRLVFQTSASQILNPNHLNPDFVRWELHRVWVVQAIRKAGVKHSSSKRLFYFDEDWGGAGMTDAYGDKGQLSKGIFMAQTPLYDLKIPLARSYWAYDIRDKRYTFAQHFGDQGMGFYIQSEGFPPLTFTPDALPRRAQ
- a CDS encoding DUF1302 domain-containing protein; translation: MSGHFISSLVKQKPTKFVILLVGIFYIPSLYADDFSESSTQISAVKSRTLKPYRGTTIQWANTFRYNWGMRMSERDSRIADHALFDQGDALFDRYDINTNRIDWFSELDIHFPGRYGARLTAAAWYDEAYGTYGKSNPDALGGHIFPDSYENGEFSSYVKRYYAGPSAELLDAFVFGAFDVGVTVWNVKLGRHAVVWGESLFGNTNAVSYSQVPNDGMKGITNPGASAKETALPLSQFSVLAQLTPELSVVGQYSAEWRASRLPEGGTYFGLDVANQGPNVNRLSSLDGEKGDLGLGLIWRSRMLDSTVAIYHRQFDDKTGWLAQPTGGGQTRAVYAKDISLQGVSLAKNIGGASLGAELSHRRHMPLVSSGSMPSDRYEGAKGETWHSVINALVSIGPSPWYDSAILLSEVNWSRLDKVTDNSELFRAQRYQAACDTNGTIQGCADNEAFGLSVAFTPTWFQVFPGVNIEMPVFISKNIHGNAATNAGGSEGFTLYKIGLTAKVFVRHKLGVAYTGYDQKIQSAPDSVFGSRLLGPPYKDKDWLSFTYSVVF
- a CDS encoding DUF6500 family protein — encoded protein: MRESLKQKIIDVCDEKIEKKGENVGLSFYAFFANRNDDPKLLMEAAEWWIMTNKLDHFEKAVKIREMVNT
- a CDS encoding CPBP family glutamic-type intramembrane protease, with protein sequence MAIFLLFLYHASVPGIDVEIMFGGVFLLVLSKATVFSGLKLSGAKITVACVFISILFGLAYGIQFTRRTVGFSPIITFATGGIGFCFVWRRQLTGSLVLPIIIHNVANLSVVYTLT
- a CDS encoding cysteine hydrolase family protein, whose product is MIALVVIDQQKGIDHPKLGKRNNPNAEEEILRILDLWRANRWPVFHVKHQSKDRDSVFWPEQDGFDVKSEFQPIEGEKTIEKLVPCAFTNNTLAAELQGLGISEIALVGVATNNSVEATARTGGNLGYRVYVIENACFTFAKPDYFGVDRTAQEVHAMSLANLNGEYASVIDSSQLVRMVTA
- a CDS encoding SIMPL domain-containing protein; amino-acid sequence: MFRYWIVVTFMLFTAIVQANPLPDKPHIYVEGSAEIDVMPDLATFVVYLESVGVNAEKPKSDIDKKSVALITLCKKLGIDVADVAASGIRIHKQYEYEEKFRKEVYVGVNVSRSVEITLKDISKYKTVMHELVTSNISANISTSLSLSNAKLFTDKALSSALIDATERAQAIASLQNVKLGKVYSVSEFNLRQPERYLLRASRQIQGQSSAAIRAEDIGSFSDQDSFNSSQRVAGKTVDPFDAGSMKAIAQVYVVFLVK
- a CDS encoding RDD family protein — translated: MEDTNTIYTAPDSNLKTEEQEIDDVFPASAGLRLANMFIDYIAYLALMFVFAILAGTLFGAPAVNAIEKVPEFLLGLPIYLLYYLILESTTSRTLGKLITGTKVVNQQGLTPSFVQIVGRTFCRLIPFEIFSFLGDETVGWHDSFSKTRVVKCR